A part of Acidimicrobiales bacterium genomic DNA contains:
- a CDS encoding cysteine--tRNA ligase: MSLRLGGRPLPVVGRARVYICGITPYDTTHLGHAATFVWTDAAVRVLRLTGAQVEVCRNITDVDDDLLAQARASGVDWRSLATRETYRFEEDMRLLRVAKPTSEPQSHNFVDEVVALAAALVELGTAYERDGSVYFRSAGVAERAGLDRPTALGLAAERGGHLDDPAKDDPLDAAVWQRSGPGEPSWPSPWGPGRPGWHAECTAMALATLGAGLDLHGGGADLAFPHHAFEAAQAEAVTGVVPFSRSWMHVGTVRYQGQKIAKSTGNLVFVDDLLERWPPEAVRLLILSRRWGEPWDFREADLDEAADRVDRLSVHAGRPGRVPVADEAVTAALLDDLDVTRALDVAEEAGGSAARLVGEVLALL; the protein is encoded by the coding sequence ATGAGCCTCCGTCTGGGCGGGCGACCGCTTCCCGTGGTGGGGCGCGCCCGCGTGTACATCTGCGGGATCACGCCCTACGACACGACCCACCTCGGCCATGCCGCCACCTTCGTGTGGACCGATGCCGCGGTGCGGGTGCTGCGCCTCACCGGGGCCCAGGTGGAGGTCTGTCGCAACATCACCGACGTCGACGACGACCTGCTGGCCCAGGCCCGGGCATCGGGCGTCGACTGGCGCTCCCTGGCCACCCGAGAGACCTACCGGTTCGAGGAGGACATGCGCCTGCTCCGGGTGGCCAAGCCCACCTCCGAGCCCCAGTCGCACAACTTCGTCGACGAGGTGGTCGCCCTGGCCGCGGCGCTCGTCGAGCTGGGGACGGCGTACGAGCGGGACGGCTCGGTCTACTTCCGTTCGGCGGGTGTGGCCGAGCGGGCCGGCCTCGACCGGCCCACCGCCCTGGGCCTGGCTGCCGAGCGCGGTGGGCACCTCGACGATCCCGCCAAGGACGATCCCCTCGACGCCGCGGTGTGGCAGCGCTCGGGCCCGGGCGAGCCGTCGTGGCCGAGCCCGTGGGGCCCGGGTCGTCCGGGCTGGCACGCCGAGTGCACCGCGATGGCCCTGGCCACGCTGGGTGCCGGGCTCGACCTGCACGGCGGTGGCGCCGATCTGGCGTTCCCGCACCACGCCTTCGAGGCCGCCCAGGCCGAGGCGGTCACGGGGGTCGTCCCCTTCAGCCGGTCGTGGATGCACGTGGGGACCGTGCGGTACCAGGGTCAGAAGATCGCCAAGTCGACGGGCAACCTGGTGTTCGTGGACGACCTGTTGGAGCGCTGGCCACCGGAGGCCGTCCGGCTCCTGATCCTGTCGCGCCGGTGGGGTGAGCCCTGGGACTTCCGCGAGGCCGACCTCGACGAGGCCGCCGATCGAGTCGATCGCCTGTCCGTCCACGCCGGCCGTCCCGGGCGCGTCCCGGTGGCCGACGAGGCCGTGACGGCGGCCCTGCTGGACGACCTCGACGTGACGCGTGCCCTCGACGTGGCCGAGGAGGCCGGGGGATCGGCGGCGCGCCTGGTGGGCGAGGTGCTGGCG